One stretch of Caballeronia sp. Lep1P3 DNA includes these proteins:
- a CDS encoding multidrug effflux MFS transporter — translation MNPAHPDGTLIAARAANSPRFLLFIVCFFASAGQLAIDIYVPALPAMARYFATSPQAIQSSVSGYMAAYALGQLTLGPVADAYGRKRVLAFGLVVFTLGCLLSLAATNLETFLLARCMQGFGIAATNLLAKAIITDSFKGMALVHAFTYMSIAWGLAPIVAPVIGAHLQTAFGWKACLVFLLLYSIVMWALVWRYRETLPRPVRLEPRTLISNAGKVLSSPVFQSCFLAQGLCYSILLVFNIVGPFMVQNTLHKPPTFFGYLALEIGMMYFLGGLSNRVHGPRLPSAEARLRIGSWAMAASAVVMLLLALTVGLRVWTLAMPVLVMGFCAGAMYPTLMAKGNSLFPHIAGLTSAILGCALLLVSSAMMGLAGFVSVQILAPLAAFFVAVGLTVVWMVGKLLRHLEGVEAAKGRG, via the coding sequence ATGAACCCTGCCCATCCCGACGGCACGCTCATTGCCGCGCGCGCCGCGAATTCGCCGCGCTTCCTGCTGTTTATCGTGTGCTTTTTCGCTTCGGCGGGCCAGCTCGCGATCGATATCTACGTGCCGGCGCTGCCCGCGATGGCGCGTTACTTCGCGACTTCGCCGCAAGCCATTCAATCGAGCGTGTCGGGCTATATGGCCGCCTACGCGCTCGGGCAACTGACGCTCGGACCCGTCGCGGATGCGTATGGACGCAAGCGCGTTCTGGCCTTCGGCCTCGTCGTCTTCACGCTCGGATGCCTGCTCTCGCTCGCCGCGACGAACCTCGAAACCTTCCTGCTCGCGCGCTGCATGCAGGGCTTCGGCATCGCGGCGACGAACCTGCTCGCCAAGGCGATCATCACCGATTCCTTCAAGGGGATGGCGCTGGTTCACGCGTTCACGTACATGTCGATTGCATGGGGTCTCGCGCCGATCGTCGCGCCGGTGATCGGCGCGCATCTGCAGACGGCTTTCGGCTGGAAGGCGTGTCTCGTCTTTCTGCTGCTTTATTCGATCGTCATGTGGGCGCTCGTCTGGCGTTATCGCGAAACCTTGCCACGGCCGGTGCGTCTCGAGCCGCGCACGCTGATTTCGAATGCGGGCAAGGTGCTCTCCAGTCCGGTGTTTCAGAGCTGCTTTCTCGCGCAAGGGCTTTGCTACAGCATCCTGCTCGTGTTCAACATCGTCGGGCCGTTCATGGTGCAGAACACGCTGCACAAGCCGCCAACGTTCTTCGGCTATCTCGCGCTCGAAATCGGCATGATGTACTTCCTCGGCGGCCTCTCGAACCGCGTGCATGGGCCGCGCCTGCCGAGCGCGGAAGCGCGGCTGCGAATCGGATCGTGGGCGATGGCGGCGTCAGCGGTCGTCATGCTGCTGCTGGCGCTGACGGTCGGGCTGAGAGTCTGGACGCTCGCGATGCCCGTTCTCGTGATGGGCTTTTGCGCCGGCGCGATGTATCCGACGCTAATGGCGAAGGGCAATTCGCTGTTCCCGCATATCGCGGGATTGACGAGCGCGATCCTCGGATGCGCGTTGCTGCTCGTTTCGTCCGCGATGATGGGCCTCGCCGGATTCGTCTCCGTGCAGATTCTCGCGCCGCTGGCCGCGTTTTTCGTGGCGGTGGGGCTGACCGTCGTGTGGATGGTGGGCAAGCTCTTGCGGCACCTCGAAGGCGTAGAAGCGGCGAAGGGCCGGGGCTAA
- a CDS encoding bile acid:sodium symporter family protein, which translates to MLARVTRLFPLWAVLVSVAAYLSPSSVTGIAPHVTTLLTIIMLSMGVTLSIDDFRRVFTRPAPVVAGIVLHYLVMPLAAWAIAKALRMPPDLTAGMVLVGSVASGTASNVMIYLARGDVALSVTISALSTLVGVFATPLLTRLYVDASIAVDVHGMLMSILQIVALPIVVGLIVNHLFGKFVRKIEWVLPLISMVSILLIIAAVVGGTQKSIASVGLVVALGVVLHNGIGLLGGYWGGRLLGFDEAVCRTLAIEVGMQNSGLAATLGKLYFTPIAALPGALFSVWHNLSGSMLAGHWAGRPAKGSTRDADARGAEGIRG; encoded by the coding sequence ATGCTTGCCCGCGTCACCCGTCTCTTTCCGCTTTGGGCCGTACTCGTTTCCGTCGCCGCTTACCTGTCTCCGTCGTCCGTCACCGGCATCGCGCCGCATGTGACGACGCTGCTCACCATCATCATGCTGTCGATGGGCGTCACGCTTTCCATCGACGATTTCCGGCGCGTGTTCACACGCCCCGCGCCCGTGGTCGCGGGCATCGTGCTGCATTACCTCGTGATGCCGCTCGCGGCCTGGGCGATTGCGAAGGCGCTGCGCATGCCGCCCGATCTGACGGCGGGCATGGTGCTCGTCGGCAGCGTCGCGAGCGGCACCGCGTCCAACGTGATGATCTATCTCGCGCGCGGCGACGTGGCGCTCTCGGTGACGATCAGCGCGCTCTCCACGCTCGTCGGCGTGTTCGCGACACCGCTGCTCACGCGGCTTTACGTGGATGCCTCCATCGCCGTCGATGTACACGGCATGCTCATGAGCATTCTTCAGATCGTGGCGCTGCCGATCGTGGTCGGCCTGATTGTGAATCATCTGTTCGGCAAGTTCGTGCGCAAGATCGAGTGGGTGCTTCCGCTTATCTCGATGGTCTCGATCCTGCTCATCATCGCGGCCGTCGTCGGCGGCACGCAGAAGAGCATTGCGTCGGTCGGGCTCGTGGTTGCGCTCGGCGTGGTGCTGCACAACGGCATCGGCTTGCTCGGCGGCTATTGGGGCGGGCGTCTGCTCGGCTTCGACGAAGCCGTGTGCCGCACGCTCGCCATCGAAGTCGGCATGCAGAATTCGGGGCTTGCCGCGACGCTCGGCAAGCTGTACTTCACGCCGATCGCGGCGCTGCCCGGCGCGCTCTTCTCGGTGTGGCACAACCTGTCCGGCTCGATGCTCGCGGGCCATTGGGCGGGCCGCCCGGCGAAGGGTTCCACGCGCGATGCGGACGCCCGCGGCGCCGAGGGAATCCGCGGCTAG
- a CDS encoding PGDYG domain-containing protein has product MTDSPDMPDLRHAPDAWRVVKRPVALDVRFAEADGTCDTLEGPVRFRAGDAILTGTLGENWPVSRERFDETYELVSDGRYRKRPLLAYAIRLTAPMKVRVGGQGDVVEGHPGDWLVQYDESDYGLVDAEVFAQAYERADAPG; this is encoded by the coding sequence ATGACGGACTCCCCCGACATGCCCGACCTCAGGCACGCGCCCGACGCATGGCGCGTGGTGAAGCGCCCCGTTGCGCTCGACGTGCGCTTCGCCGAAGCCGACGGAACGTGCGACACGCTCGAAGGCCCGGTGCGCTTTCGCGCGGGCGACGCCATCTTGACGGGAACGCTCGGCGAAAACTGGCCAGTGAGCCGCGAGCGGTTCGACGAGACGTATGAACTCGTCAGCGATGGCCGATACCGCAAGCGCCCGCTGCTCGCCTACGCCATTCGCCTGACGGCTCCGATGAAGGTGCGCGTCGGCGGACAAGGCGATGTCGTCGAAGGTCATCCCGGCGACTGGCTCGTGCAGTACGACGAGTCCGACTACGGGCTCGTCGATGCCGAAGTATTCGCGCAAGCCTACGAAAGAGCGGACGCGCCGGGTTAG
- a CDS encoding heme-binding protein, whose amino-acid sequence MRMIASYPVFAGLCIALASPLAHAYDNDDYPAGHCTLPQGTVSLVEKQLYSVVNASDGNGGIFKPNRMWAAVVDRQGHLCSVVKTGDAWPGSRAIAIAKAYTANGFSNDALALSTANLYAATQPGGSLYGLNNSNPFDARFLEQGSGIGRTLGGVITFGGGVALYAGGKVIGGLGVSGDSACADHAIAYRMRKLAGLGSVPAGQGPNNTDNIIYSTGPSPTGFEHPHCFPTDLSAAAIESTH is encoded by the coding sequence ATGCGTATGATCGCGTCTTACCCGGTCTTTGCCGGACTCTGCATCGCCCTCGCTTCGCCGCTCGCCCATGCCTATGACAACGACGACTATCCCGCCGGCCACTGCACGCTGCCGCAGGGCACCGTATCGCTCGTCGAGAAACAGCTCTATTCGGTCGTCAATGCAAGCGACGGCAACGGCGGCATCTTCAAGCCGAATCGCATGTGGGCGGCGGTCGTGGATCGCCAGGGCCATCTCTGTTCGGTGGTGAAGACCGGCGACGCGTGGCCCGGCAGCCGCGCAATCGCAATCGCCAAGGCGTACACCGCCAACGGCTTCAGCAACGACGCGCTCGCGCTTTCCACCGCGAACCTCTATGCCGCCACGCAGCCGGGCGGCTCGCTCTACGGTCTGAACAACTCGAATCCGTTCGATGCGCGCTTTCTCGAACAGGGCAGCGGCATCGGCCGCACGCTCGGCGGCGTCATCACGTTCGGCGGCGGCGTCGCGCTCTATGCGGGCGGCAAGGTGATCGGCGGGCTCGGCGTGAGCGGCGACAGCGCATGCGCCGATCACGCGATCGCTTACCGCATGCGCAAGCTCGCCGGGCTCGGCAGCGTGCCGGCGGGACAAGGGCCGAACAATACCGACAACATCATCTATTCGACGGGTCCGTCGCCGACCGGCTTCGAACACCCGCATTGCTTCCCCACCGATCTCAGCGCGGCGGCGATCGAGTCGACGCACTGA
- the treF gene encoding alpha,alpha-trehalase TreF, translating to MHRATYPTATFNALARALLAVASAAAFSTVHAAQAAEPAQAASAAVTASAPAASPLPPSELYGDLYREVQLARLYPDSKTFADMQPNVSPKQVMTDYANRTQPFDLARFVGSHFTLPQRETKGYASDPNESVTQHIDTLWTVLRRNPDANASPWSSLLPLPYAYVVPGDRFDEIYYWDSYFIMLGLLQSGQRELMKNELDNFATLIDRYGHIPNGNRSYYLSRSQPPFFAQMVQLAAETDGDAAYLRYLPELAREYAYWMDGEDKVEPGKAYRHVVRLADGSLLNRYWDDRATPRDESYREDVETAKQMPQRNAEDLWRNLRAGGETGWDFSSRWFSDGKSLATVEVTSLVPADLNALLYDLERTLARAYRVKGDAAHAEAFEQRARVRAQAIRGHLWDPQLHAFGDYDFEAHALTHRLSAATVYPLYMGIATKAQASAVASTLRARLVRPGGLATTTVRSGQQWDEPNGWAPLQYLAVMGLRRYGQSALAKEIAERWIQTNVAYYQHTGKLVEKYDVDAKAGSTAAGGGEYPLQDGFGWTNGVLRTLMAMYPSAAGATTRPVDVPSGAAGVADAAASAAKASKNTHRLSPAEPSQ from the coding sequence ATGCATCGAGCGACGTACCCTACAGCCACCTTCAACGCGCTTGCACGCGCATTGCTCGCCGTCGCAAGCGCGGCGGCCTTTTCCACCGTCCACGCAGCGCAGGCGGCAGAGCCTGCACAGGCCGCTTCCGCCGCCGTCACCGCGAGCGCGCCCGCCGCCTCGCCACTGCCGCCGTCCGAACTCTACGGCGATCTTTATCGCGAGGTTCAGCTCGCGCGTCTTTATCCGGACAGCAAGACATTCGCGGACATGCAGCCCAATGTCTCGCCGAAGCAGGTCATGACCGACTATGCGAACCGGACGCAGCCCTTCGATCTTGCGCGCTTCGTCGGCTCGCACTTCACGCTGCCGCAACGGGAAACCAAGGGCTACGCGTCGGACCCGAACGAAAGCGTCACGCAGCATATCGATACCTTGTGGACCGTCCTGCGCCGCAATCCCGATGCGAACGCGAGCCCGTGGTCATCACTGTTGCCGCTGCCTTACGCGTATGTCGTGCCGGGCGACCGCTTCGACGAGATTTACTACTGGGACTCGTATTTCATCATGCTGGGCCTGCTGCAAAGCGGCCAACGCGAACTGATGAAGAACGAACTCGACAACTTCGCGACGCTCATCGACCGATACGGCCATATCCCGAACGGCAATCGCAGCTACTATCTGAGCCGCTCGCAGCCGCCGTTTTTCGCGCAGATGGTGCAGCTCGCCGCCGAGACGGACGGCGATGCCGCGTACCTCCGCTATCTGCCCGAACTCGCGCGCGAATACGCGTACTGGATGGATGGCGAGGACAAGGTCGAGCCGGGGAAAGCGTATCGGCATGTCGTGCGCCTCGCTGACGGCTCGCTTCTGAACCGCTATTGGGACGACCGCGCCACGCCGCGCGACGAGTCGTATCGCGAGGACGTGGAAACGGCGAAGCAGATGCCCCAGCGCAATGCCGAAGACCTGTGGCGCAATCTTCGCGCGGGCGGCGAAACCGGCTGGGACTTCAGTTCGCGATGGTTTTCGGACGGCAAGTCGCTCGCGACCGTCGAAGTGACGTCGCTCGTGCCCGCCGATCTCAACGCGCTGCTCTACGACCTCGAACGCACGCTTGCCCGCGCGTATCGCGTAAAAGGCGATGCCGCGCACGCCGAAGCCTTCGAACAACGCGCGCGCGTGCGGGCGCAGGCCATTCGCGGCCACTTGTGGGACCCGCAACTGCACGCATTCGGCGATTACGACTTCGAGGCGCACGCGCTCACGCATCGGCTGAGCGCGGCGACGGTGTATCCGCTTTACATGGGCATCGCGACGAAGGCGCAGGCGAGCGCGGTGGCCTCGACGCTTCGCGCGCGGCTCGTGCGCCCGGGCGGGCTCGCGACGACGACCGTGCGCTCGGGCCAGCAATGGGACGAGCCGAACGGCTGGGCGCCGCTGCAATATCTCGCGGTGATGGGCCTTCGCCGTTACGGTCAATCGGCGCTCGCCAAAGAGATCGCCGAGCGCTGGATTCAGACGAACGTCGCGTATTACCAGCACACCGGCAAGCTCGTCGAGAAATACGATGTCGATGCGAAAGCCGGATCGACGGCGGCGGGCGGCGGCGAATATCCGCTGCAGGACGGCTTCGGCTGGACCAACGGCGTGCTGCGCACGTTGATGGCGATGTATCCGTCGGCGGCGGGCGCGACGACGCGTCCTGTCGATGTGCCATCGGGTGCGGCGGGCGTCGCGGACGCGGCGGCATCGGCGGCGAAGGCGTCGAAGAATACGCATCGGCTGAGTCCGGCGGAGCCGTCGCAATAG
- a CDS encoding MDR family MFS transporter translates to MSDAQAHARASATDWIAVTAGALGALMATLDISITNSALPQIQGEIGATGTEGTWISTGYLMSEIVMIPLAAWLTRVFGLRNFLLGNAVLFTLFSVMCGLSTSLPMMVVGRIGQGFTGGAMIPTAQTIIRTRLPREQMPVGMTIFGLIVLLGPLLGPVLGGWLAENIAWSWCFFINLPVGVALVTLLLSGLPAEKPQWEAFLKADWTGIAGLAIGLSSLTVVLEEGQRNQWFESSEIVMLTCVATFGMLLIALSQFVAKQPIVRLSLLRNLRYASVILIVFAVGAGLYCVSFLLPQFLSIVAGYNALQSGSIMLISGVPAFLIMPILPRLLGKVDFRVMVIAGLLCFATSCLLDISLTAQSVGHDFFWSQILRGFGQMLAMMPLNQASMAAVSREESGDAAGLYNMARNLGGSVGLAILGTVIDRRNDFHAAAIRESVSANSVIAQERIAGSAASFLAQGGDMAHAKLQALGQLSMQIGQQAVVMTYSETFYVLAIALIACLPLAMLLKTPKHAPGETPSAGH, encoded by the coding sequence ATGAGTGACGCGCAGGCGCACGCGCGGGCCAGCGCGACCGACTGGATCGCGGTCACGGCGGGCGCGCTCGGCGCGCTGATGGCCACGCTCGACATCTCCATCACGAACTCCGCGCTGCCGCAGATTCAGGGCGAAATCGGCGCGACCGGAACCGAGGGCACCTGGATTTCGACCGGCTACCTGATGTCGGAAATCGTGATGATCCCGCTCGCCGCCTGGCTCACGCGCGTGTTCGGGCTGCGCAACTTCCTGCTCGGCAACGCGGTCCTGTTCACGCTGTTCTCGGTCATGTGCGGCCTGTCCACCTCGCTGCCGATGATGGTCGTGGGCCGCATCGGTCAGGGCTTCACCGGCGGCGCGATGATCCCGACCGCGCAGACCATCATCCGCACGCGGCTGCCGCGCGAGCAGATGCCCGTCGGCATGACGATTTTCGGGCTGATCGTGCTGCTCGGCCCGTTGCTCGGGCCGGTGCTCGGCGGCTGGCTCGCGGAGAACATCGCGTGGTCGTGGTGCTTCTTCATCAACCTGCCGGTGGGCGTCGCGCTCGTGACGCTGCTGCTCTCCGGCCTGCCCGCCGAAAAGCCGCAGTGGGAAGCTTTCCTCAAGGCGGACTGGACCGGCATTGCGGGGCTCGCCATCGGCCTGAGCTCGCTCACGGTCGTGCTCGAAGAAGGCCAGCGCAACCAGTGGTTCGAATCCAGCGAAATCGTGATGCTCACCTGCGTCGCCACGTTCGGGATGCTGCTGATCGCGCTGTCGCAGTTCGTCGCGAAGCAGCCCATCGTGCGGCTCTCGCTGCTGCGCAACCTGCGCTACGCAAGCGTGATTCTGATCGTGTTCGCCGTCGGCGCGGGCCTCTACTGCGTGTCGTTTCTCCTGCCGCAGTTCTTGAGCATCGTCGCGGGCTACAACGCGCTGCAATCCGGCTCGATCATGCTCATCTCGGGCGTGCCCGCGTTTCTCATCATGCCGATCTTGCCGCGCCTGCTCGGCAAGGTGGATTTCCGCGTGATGGTCATAGCGGGCTTGCTGTGCTTCGCGACGAGTTGCCTGCTCGACATTTCGCTCACCGCGCAAAGCGTCGGGCACGACTTCTTCTGGTCGCAGATCCTGCGCGGCTTCGGCCAAATGCTCGCGATGATGCCCCTCAACCAGGCGTCGATGGCCGCGGTGTCGCGCGAAGAATCCGGCGATGCGGCGGGCCTCTACAACATGGCGCGCAATCTCGGCGGCTCGGTCGGGCTCGCGATTCTCGGCACGGTCATCGACCGGCGCAACGACTTTCACGCCGCCGCCATTCGCGAGTCGGTGAGCGCGAACTCGGTGATCGCTCAGGAACGCATCGCCGGGAGCGCCGCAAGCTTCCTCGCGCAAGGCGGCGACATGGCGCACGCGAAGCTGCAGGCGCTCGGCCAATTGTCGATGCAGATCGGGCAGCAAGCCGTCGTCATGACGTACTCCGAAACATTCTATGTGCTGGCGATTGCACTCATCGCGTGCCTGCCGCTCGCCATGCTGCTCAAGACGCCCAAGCACGCCCCCGGCGAGACGCCGTCCGCCGGACACTGA
- a CDS encoding HlyD family secretion protein: protein MAVAAPAQGGDSNQATRRKPSRRRVLIAIGVVAVVVGIVWGLRWWTVGRFIESTDDAYLKADSVTIAPKVSGYVTEVLVGDNESVAAGAPLARLDTRQYQASLDQGKATLDARAADISRAEAELKQQRANADQAKAQAEVSRVSLEHAEDDVRRYRPLVATGAESAERLASLVSTRDQARATLAASLAAARGAATQIGGTEAQIAQARAQLEAAQAQLNQSKLDLNDTTLYSPLAGRVGDRTVRVGQYVQPGTRLMTVVPVQTVYLEANFKETQVGRMRIGQPATLHVDALKGTDLHGVVESFSPGTGAQFALLPPENATGNFTKIVQRVPVRIRIDTGPQTRKVLLPGLSVTVDVDTKSATDESRRIAAENRHE, encoded by the coding sequence ATGGCAGTTGCAGCGCCTGCGCAAGGCGGCGATTCTAATCAGGCCACGCGACGCAAACCGTCGCGTCGGCGCGTGCTCATCGCCATCGGCGTCGTCGCGGTCGTCGTCGGCATCGTGTGGGGGCTGCGCTGGTGGACGGTCGGCCGCTTCATCGAAAGCACGGACGACGCCTACCTCAAGGCCGACAGCGTAACCATCGCGCCCAAGGTGAGCGGCTATGTGACCGAAGTGCTGGTCGGCGACAACGAATCCGTCGCGGCCGGCGCGCCGCTCGCGCGGCTCGACACGCGGCAGTATCAGGCATCGCTCGATCAGGGCAAGGCCACGCTCGATGCGCGCGCCGCCGACATTTCACGCGCCGAAGCCGAACTCAAGCAGCAGCGCGCCAACGCGGATCAGGCGAAAGCGCAGGCGGAAGTCTCGCGCGTGAGCCTCGAGCACGCGGAAGACGACGTGCGCCGCTATCGTCCGCTGGTTGCGACCGGCGCGGAATCCGCCGAGCGCCTGGCGAGCCTCGTGAGCACGCGCGATCAGGCGCGCGCCACGCTCGCCGCCAGTCTCGCCGCCGCGCGCGGCGCCGCCACGCAGATCGGCGGCACCGAAGCGCAGATCGCGCAGGCGCGCGCGCAACTCGAAGCGGCGCAGGCGCAACTGAACCAGTCGAAGCTCGATCTCAACGACACCACGCTCTACAGCCCGCTCGCGGGCCGCGTCGGGGACCGCACCGTGCGCGTCGGCCAGTACGTGCAGCCGGGCACGCGCCTCATGACGGTCGTGCCGGTGCAGACCGTCTATCTCGAAGCGAACTTCAAGGAAACGCAGGTGGGCCGCATGCGTATCGGCCAGCCGGCGACGCTGCACGTCGACGCGCTCAAGGGCACGGACCTGCACGGCGTCGTCGAGAGCTTCTCGCCCGGCACCGGCGCGCAGTTCGCGCTCTTGCCGCCCGAGAATGCCACCGGCAATTTCACGAAGATCGTGCAGCGCGTGCCGGTGCGCATTCGGATCGACACCGGCCCGCAGACGCGCAAGGTGCTGCTGCCGGGACTCTCCGTGACCGTCGATGTCGATACGAAATCCGCCACCGACGAAAGCAGGCGCATCGCCGCCGAGAATCGCCATGAGTGA
- a CDS encoding TetR/AcrR family transcriptional regulator yields MTKPRDEQESAAPRLQARGRARIESVLDATAELIVEKGLAGVTMHGVARRAQTPIGSMYHFFPDRESLLTALWDRHVAAMGEIDDELGQIDIETWRALSSEAVIDRIMTPYITYLEQKPDCLILMSVMPHDERKREPGTLRKVIDARMASVKPADRALYVEMLRALASGSLAIKLRPSMGDVQLARRYLREVKRALAAYLAAVEASVAE; encoded by the coding sequence ATGACCAAGCCCCGCGACGAACAAGAGAGCGCCGCGCCGCGGCTGCAGGCGCGCGGCCGCGCGCGCATCGAGAGCGTGCTCGACGCAACGGCGGAACTGATCGTCGAAAAGGGTCTCGCGGGCGTGACGATGCACGGCGTCGCGCGGCGCGCGCAGACGCCCATTGGTTCGATGTATCACTTCTTTCCGGACCGCGAGAGCCTGCTCACCGCGTTGTGGGACCGTCACGTCGCCGCGATGGGCGAGATCGACGACGAGCTGGGCCAGATCGACATCGAAACGTGGCGCGCGCTGTCGTCCGAGGCGGTGATCGACCGCATCATGACGCCGTACATCACGTATCTGGAGCAGAAGCCGGACTGCCTCATTCTCATGTCCGTGATGCCGCACGACGAGCGCAAGCGCGAGCCGGGCACGCTGCGCAAGGTGATCGACGCGCGCATGGCAAGCGTCAAGCCCGCCGACCGCGCGCTCTACGTCGAAATGCTGCGCGCGCTCGCGAGCGGCTCGCTGGCCATCAAGCTGCGTCCCTCCATGGGCGACGTGCAACTCGCGAGGCGCTACCTGCGCGAAGTGAAGCGCGCACTGGCCGCGTATCTCGCGGCGGTCGAAGCGTCCGTCGCGGAGTGA
- a CDS encoding efflux transporter outer membrane subunit → MFPRRFRFSFLLLPLTAIALAACTVGPDYRGAPDIAGDAVKSGAFVRAPQEGIAATHAPAAWWRALNDSQLNALVDAALAHNPDLRMAQARLREARSQLRGQQANELPKASASAAALRMRSPDTSILGPSDASGGGRGPVDFYTVGFDASWEIDLFGGTRRAIEAASDEAQAVHADLSDAQVSLAAEVASAYIDLRDEQERLALAERTAEYQQQMLTLTEQRRARGTAAQVDVERLTTQVDTTRATLVPLQVQITDSLDQLAVLTGRAPGALDAELAQPAPLPALPASVPIGDPATLLQQRPDIRAAERRLASSNAQIGEHISDYFPKVSLLGDIGFSASNPGHLLRKQNFSWLGVPYLQWSFLDFGRTAASVNAAKASRDEAEARYEKTVLAALKDANSALSRYGNQREHVVRLRDVQASSERSATLVRQRYTAGVSTLIDLLDAQRTQFAAQQDVVAAQAELLKDFVSLQKSLGLGWQTTDAKS, encoded by the coding sequence ATGTTCCCTCGCCGCTTCCGCTTCTCTTTCCTCCTCTTGCCCCTCACCGCGATCGCGCTCGCCGCGTGCACGGTCGGCCCCGACTATCGCGGCGCGCCCGATATTGCTGGCGACGCCGTGAAGAGCGGCGCCTTCGTACGCGCGCCGCAGGAAGGCATCGCCGCGACGCACGCGCCCGCTGCATGGTGGCGCGCGCTGAACGACTCGCAGCTGAACGCGCTCGTCGACGCGGCGCTCGCGCACAATCCCGACCTCAGAATGGCGCAGGCGCGCTTGCGCGAGGCGCGCTCGCAGTTGCGCGGCCAGCAGGCCAACGAATTGCCGAAGGCATCGGCGTCGGCGGCGGCCTTGCGCATGCGCTCGCCGGATACGTCGATACTCGGTCCATCGGACGCTTCGGGCGGCGGGCGCGGCCCGGTCGATTTCTACACCGTGGGCTTCGATGCGTCGTGGGAAATCGATCTTTTCGGCGGCACGCGCCGCGCGATAGAAGCGGCATCGGACGAAGCGCAAGCCGTGCACGCCGATCTCTCCGATGCGCAGGTCTCGCTCGCGGCGGAAGTGGCATCCGCGTATATCGACCTGCGCGACGAGCAGGAACGCCTCGCGCTCGCCGAGCGCACCGCCGAATATCAGCAGCAGATGCTCACGCTCACCGAGCAGCGCCGCGCGCGCGGCACGGCGGCGCAAGTCGATGTCGAGCGCCTTACGACGCAAGTGGACACCACGCGCGCGACGCTCGTGCCGCTGCAAGTGCAGATCACCGATTCGCTCGATCAGCTCGCCGTGCTGACGGGCCGCGCGCCCGGCGCGCTCGATGCCGAACTCGCGCAGCCCGCGCCGCTGCCCGCGCTCCCCGCGTCGGTGCCGATCGGCGATCCGGCGACGCTGCTTCAGCAACGCCCCGATATCCGCGCGGCCGAAAGGCGTCTCGCATCGAGCAATGCGCAAATCGGCGAGCATATTTCCGATTACTTCCCGAAGGTGTCGCTGCTCGGCGACATCGGCTTCTCGGCGTCGAACCCCGGACATTTGTTGCGCAAGCAGAACTTCTCGTGGCTCGGCGTGCCGTATCTGCAATGGAGCTTTCTCGATTTCGGCCGCACGGCGGCAAGCGTGAATGCAGCGAAGGCATCGCGCGACGAAGCCGAGGCGCGCTACGAGAAGACCGTGCTCGCCGCGCTGAAGGACGCGAATTCCGCGCTCTCGCGCTATGGCAATCAGCGTGAGCATGTCGTGCGGTTGAGAGACGTGCAGGCGTCGTCGGAAAGGTCGGCCACGCTCGTGCGGCAACGCTATACGGCGGGCGTATCCACGCTCATCGATCTGCTCGACGCGCAGCGCACGCAGTTCGCCGCGCAACAGGACGTCGTCGCGGCGCAGGCCGAATTGCTCAAGGACTTCGTGTCGCTGCAAAAGAGCCTCGGGCTCGGCTGGCAGACGACTGACGCAAAGTCGTAA